The sequence below is a genomic window from Desulfovibrio sp. JC022.
AAGTAAAGCGGGGCAGATGCAGCAGTTCTGCTCCTTTTTGCGCATAAAAGGCAGCAGCAACGCGGTCTTCAGCAGCAATTATGTCCGGTCTTCTTTCAAGGATGGAAGAAGGCTGGCCCACAGGAATAGGTGGGGGTGTTGCCGCAAGTTTATCCGCTCCTTTGAGCTTGTTCGAAGGATAACGTCCGATAAGGGTTTCAAGGCTGCGTGCGGCTTCTTCTCTGGCCTGTTCTGCTTTGGTTGCCGTGTCCTTTGCAGAGGCTAGCTGGGCATGGACCTGATGCACTTCCATCATGGAAACCTTGCCCACTTTTTGTTTCCGGCTTTCAATGGTGTTCATTTTTTCCAGAATATCAACAATGGATTTCAGGAAATCCTGTTGCACTTCGATTTCATTAAGTAGGAACCAGTTGCGGGCTGTGGCGGCGGCAAGTGATTGGCGTCCGAATTCATAATCCGCTTGCACTGCCTTGGCAGATTCTTCGGCGGATCGTTCGCCAAGTCCAAGCCTGCCCCAGACATCAGCTTCCCATGAAATACCAAGCCCTGCTCCTTGTGGTCTAGCTGTGCCTCCCGCGGTAGTCCCGGCCAGCTGACCGCCCAGTCCGACAGTAGGCAACAGGGCCGCCCCAGCCTGCTTGGCAAGGGCATTGGCCTGATCAACTTTAGCAGCAGAAGCTTGCAGGTTAGGATTGTTTTTCATGGCTTCGGCTACCAGCATATCGAGCTGTGCATCTTTGAAATCGTGGATCCAACCGTCTTTGACTGTGCCGCTGTCCATAACAGATCCAGCCCATTTGTCCGGGCCGGCTGTCTTGGTGCTGTCAGTTCCGGTAGTCGCTTCTGAGTGTGAGTAATTTCTTTTGCAGCCGCAGAGTGCCAACAGGGCCACTATGCTCAACAGTAATATTTTTAAGTTGGTGCGCATAATTTTCTCCAGCTTAAATAGCTTCAAAGCAGATGATGTTCCGCCAGCTGACCATGCGCAGCAAAACCTGCCTGATCAGGGCCAGTGGCTCCATGCTTTCACTATAAACACTTACCGCAGCGGCACTACCCAAGGGTAGATTATACTGGGACATGTCATCAGTTATGTGGATAAAAACCGGAACCCGGCCTTCGGGAATGTGAGTGGAAACACTCAGGAGGTCTCCGGAAGGCTGGAGTTGTCCTTCGGCCAATGCTTCCTGAATTTTAGTTACTTTACCTTTGAAAGCCCGTCCCGGAATGGCCGGAAAGATTATCTCTGCATTGAAGTCGGGTTTAATGTTCTGGAGCGGGTTCTGTTTAAAGGCCGCCACCAGCATGGGGTCTTCAGCATGGACAAAGGTCATTACCGGGCGCAGGGGCAGGGGGACTGCCATCATGCCGGGCCGCAGTCTGAGCATAGTAACCCAGCCATCCGTGGGTGCAACCACCACTGTGCTATTCAGGTTGAAGATTGCTTTTTCAAGCTCGGATTGCAATTGGTTCACTTCTTCCTGATATTGCTCAACATCATATCTGCTACCGGCGGAGTGCCTTGCAAGCTCTTGAGATTCTTTGAGTCTTTGGCTGGCAAATTTCAGCTGGGCTTTAACTTCACCCACTCTTGCTTTATACGGTGTCGGGTCTATGGCAAAAAGTTTGTCTCCTGCTTTGAGCGGAGTATTGGGCTTTACGTATACTTCAATAGTTTTGCCGCGAACCTGCGGCACAATGGGCGTGGTCTGGAAATAGATACGCGCATTGGGGGTGTAGGGATGATAGAAGGCCATACATAGAAATATACCGCCTACTACAAAAATACCGCCCACTACGGCAGTGGTCACAGTCCATTTTGTTACGGGTATTTTAAGCACTTTGAAGGCAACAAAAACAATAGCCGCGTAGGTTAATTCAATAAGTATATCCACGGCTATACCTCACTTGCTTCCGGCTTTACTTCCGATTCAGCGACTTCTTTTGTAGAGGGTGATTCAACCTCATGTTCTACAAAGGCTTCGTCACTTTCCATGTCCGGTTTATGGATCATGGCCCAGATCCAGAGGAAAGGCCAAATTGCATGAAGCATAAACAGGCTGACCCAGCCGGCAGCATGGATGGCGTCCTGATGTGGGTGGTTACGCTTTTTTGCTATGCCATAGGGGATATCGTGGATGTATATGATACCATACACCAGAACCAGAAATACAAAGATCAGCATTCCGGCACCGACATAGTCCAATATCCGGGAATCTGTCTGAATCATAAGCGTCTCCTTCCGAAAGAATATGCATGTAAGTAATTAACTGCTCTACCTGAAAATGAGCTTTGAATTTTAGTAGCATATTTATGTGTGCAGGCCTATCAAAAACTCCCCCTTTCATAGGGTAATTGCTGATAAACCTCTCCTATTTGCACTGTCGGACGCTCTGATGTAAATGGATATTCAATAAAACAAGCAAGGAGTCTTTTTATGGATAATATTGTTGCTGAATCTCTTACTGCCATGCCCGTTGAGCGCAAAGACGGAACTTACGCCCTGCGTATTCCTCTGAATCAGGGGCAGATGAACCCCGGTATGCTGAAAACCGTCATGGAAACCATGACCAAATTTAATCTGACTTCCCTGCGCGTGACCACCGGGCAGCGTCTGAATCTGGAAGGAATTCCCAAGGACAAACTGGAAGAGGTTGTTGCCAGCCTCGGGACCAAGATCGATAAAGTTCCACCGACCGTAGGTGTCTGTACCGGCGTGGGTGTCTGTAAATACGGCATGCAGGACAGCCGCGGTATGGGTAAAAAACTGCTCGAAGTCATCAAACAGAACGGTCCTTATCCCTTCAAAATCAAAAGCGGTGTATCCGGCTGTAAGATTGCTTGCGGCTTCAGCCACGTGCGTGACATCGGTTTAGTTGGAACCCCCAAAGGTTGGGACGTTCTTTTCGGCGGCGGTGCAGCAAGAAACGTCCGTGCCGGAGTAAAGATCGGCACCAAACTGAGCGGTGATGAAGCCCTCGCACTGATCGAAAAGGCCCTTGATTTCTACAAAGAAAATGGCCGCAAACGTGAACGCATCAGCGGTCTGGTAGATCGTCTCGGTGAAGAAGCTTTGCTTGAAGCTGTTAAATAAGTAAATTTAGTCTGATTATGAAAAAGGCGGATTCCCTTGGGGAGTCCGCCTTTTTTTATTGATATTTTACCCGTCCCGCTTATCCAGATACTCCACGGCCCAACCATTTACGCTCTCGAAGATGGGGATCAGCTTCAGCCCCATTTCGGTGAGTGAATATTCCACTGCCGGGGGCACTTCCTGATATACTTTTCGGCTGACTATGCCATGTTTTTCTAAGGCTCGCAGTTGCTGGGTCAGCATTTTCTGGGTCACTTTGGGCATCAGCCTGCGCATTTCCCCGAATCTTTTGGGTTCTCCGTCCGCCAGGTGCCAGATGATCAGCGGCACCCATTTGCCGGACAAGATTTCAAAGGCCACTTCCAGTTCATATGTAAAGCTGCTGCAACTCACTTTGTGCGTTCTATCTTCAGGCATGATTTTCTCCATTTCTTGCGGCGAAATTTGGCCGTCATCAAAAAAAATAAAAAATATTTAAATTAATATCGCGCTGATTTTTGCGTTTTCAGAAAATTGCTTTCAATTAAGCAGAGTCTTCAACTTACCAGATTTTATGTTTTTTGTGTAGTTCTCAAATGATTCTAACAGGTAGTTACCAAATGGGAACTACTAACCAGTTGTAAACTACGATACTGAAAGGTGCGTACTTTACATAAGAAAATTTTTTGTGTTTATAGCTTCTCAACCGATGCAGAGAAACGTTTCTGGTTTGTGCATGTAGTTTTGTTTGGCTGGTATTAAAAATTTAAAAAGTAAAAAATAATCAGTTTTGATTTATTTTAAAATAAAAGCCTCTTCATGAAAGTAGAGTTGCTTTAAAAGTTAATGGAGAAAATTAAAATGGCAAGATTTACCATCCCCCGTGAAGTATACTTTGGTGCAGGCAGCATTGAAGAGCTCAAGAATATTAAAGGAAACAAAGCTGTAATCGTTATCAGCGGCGGTTCTGTAAAAAGAAACGGTGCCCTTGATAAGATTGAAGGCTTCCTGAAGGAAGCTGGTATCGAAACCACCCTGTTCGAAGGTGTTGAGGCTGACCCTTCAGTTGCTACCGTTCGCCGTGGTGTAAAACTCATGAACGATTTCCAGCCTGACTGGATCATCGGTGTGGGCGGCGGTTCCCCTATCGATGCTGCTAAAGCAATGTGGATTTTCTACGAGAACCCCGAGTTCACCTTTGAAGAAGCTGCAAAGCCCTTCAACCTGCCTGAACTGCGCAAGAAAGCACGTTTCGCGGCTGTTCCCACCACCAGTGGTACCGGAACCGAGGTAACTGCGTTCTCCATCATTACCGACAATGATACTGAACTCAAGTTCCCCATTGCCGACTTCAACATCACCCCCGATCTGGCGATTGTTGACAGCGATCTGGCTCAGTCCATGCCCGCGTCCCTCGTGGCCCACACCGGTATGGATGCTTTGACCCATGCTCTGGAAGCTTACGTTTCCATCATGTCCAACGAACTGACCGATTGCCTTGCCATGAAATCCATGGAGATGATTCAGGACGAATTGGTTGCATCTTACAAAGGTGTTGAGGAAGCACGCGACAAAATGCACATTTCCCAGTGCCTTGCAGGTATGTCCTTCTCCAACGCAATTCTCGGAATTGTTCACAGTATGGCCCACAAGACCGGGCATCTTTTCGGTGTTCCCCACGGTTGCGCAAATGCCATTTATCTCCCGGCTGCTATCCGTTTCAATGCTGAAAAAGCAGGTGAAAAATACGCGGACGCCGCAAAGAGACTCGGTCTTGCCGGAGCTACCACTGAAGAACTGGTAGATTCCCTGATTAACTTTGTGAAGGAACTCAACGTGGCGATGCAGATTCCTGCAACCCTCAAAGAGTTCGGTGTTAACGAAGACGACTTCCTTGCCAATCTCGATAAGATTTCTGAAGGCGCATGCGCAGATCCCTGCACCAGCACCAACCCACGTGAGATTTCCGTTGAGCAGATGAAAGAACTGTTCAAGGAATCCTTTTACGGTAAATAAGACCATAGGCTGCGGATTGTTGAAGCAGCTGAATAATCATGCTGACGGAAAGTGCTTCGGTTCTTTACCGTCAGTCAAAGGGCTGGACCTAACGGTCCGGCCCTGTTATTACCCGTCTTCCACGCACTACTTTCCAATCCTCTCATTAAAATAGGCCCGGCATTCAAGGGCCAAACCACACATCATTCATATGGGAAAACACATCATTGAAGAGGCGACCCGTTGCCTGCAATGCAAGAAACCGCTTTGCAGCAAAGGCTGTCCCCTTGGAACACCTATCAATAAAATGATCGAACTTCTGCTGGACGGAAAAATGCAGGAGGCCGGGGCCATGCTTTTTGAGAACAACCCGCTTTCCGTGGTCTGTTCGCTCATCTGTCCTCATGAAAATTTCTGTGAAGGGCATTGCATTCTGGGGCGTAAAAGTTCCCCGGTGCAGTGCAGTGACATTGAGAACTACATCTCCCGCTACTATCTGGCCCAGTTTCAGCCGCAGAAGAAAAAGGAGCGCAAAGAGCGCATCGCCGTTGTCGGTTCCGGTCCGGCCGGGATCACTGTGGCTTTTATCTTAGCCCTTAAAGGGTATGAGGTGACCATCTTTGAATCTGAGGATAAGATCGGCGGGGTCCTGCAATATGGTATACCGGAATTCCGTCTGCCCAAGGATATCCTTGAAAAGCTGCGTGAAGTGCTCATTCAACTGGGCGTGAAAATTCGTCCCAATATGCTCATCGGCCCGGTTATAAGTCTCGATGATCTGTTGCGTGACGGCTACAAAGCGATCTTCATTGGCACCGGGGTCTGGAATCCGCGTCCGCTGAGGCTAAAAGGGGAAACCCTCGGGCATGTCCATTACGCGATTAACTACTTGAAAAATCCTGATGTCTACCAGCTCGGGAAGAAAGTGGCGGTCATCGGAGCCGGGAACGTGGCTATGGATGTGGCCCGCACCGCCCTGCGCAAAGGTGCGGAGGAAGTGACCGTGCTCTACCGCCGTGGTCAGGAAGATATGTCCGCCACCAAATATGAGCAGGATTACGCTAAGCTGGACGGGGTTTGCTTCAAATTTTATCATTCCCCGCTGGAGTTGACTGAAGAAGGAGTCATTTGCGTACGCACGGAAAAACAAACCGGGGAAGATGGCAAGACTAAGCTGGTCACTGTGGAAGGGTCGGAAAAATTGGAAGAGGCTGATTCCATCTTCATCGCAGTAAGTCAGGCACCGCGCAATAACCTTACCGGAATAGAAATCGGCAAGACCGGGCTGGTCATCACCGATGAGGAAGGCCGCACTACCCGCGATGGCATCTTCGCTTCCGGAGACGTAGTCACCGGAGCCAGAACCGTGGCCGAAGCCGTGCGCTGTTCCAAGAATTCCGCGCAGGCTATTATGGATTATGTGGAAGGGTTGTAAACTTTTATTTACATAGTTGTTTTGCTTTCAAAACTCCCTTGCCTTATGGACAGGGGAGTTTTTGTTTTTTCTTAGCAGAAAAGACTGCTCACAATATTGGCTTGCCCAGTAGTTCCATGTATATGTGTTCCTTATTAATAAATTCTGTTGTACTAAAAAAGATGGGAATAATGACTGATACTTCGAAGCTTAATAAGTTGGTGGATATCTGGAAGGGGCGTTTGCTTGATGCCCAGATGGGGCATTACATCCAAAGCGAAAAGATGGGTTGCAGGGCAAATTGGATTGGCGGGGCAATTATTGTTTTTACAGTAGGAATTACTGCATTTTCATTGTTTGAAGTTCCTGACAAGTATGATGAGCTTGGCAGATGGGGGCTGGCCGGAGCAAGTGGTTTGGTTACAATACTTTCGGCCATACAGACTTTTTATAAGCCCGGTGAGAAAGCCGAAGTTCACAGGGCACAGGCCGCCCGCTATGGTGCTATGAAGCGTAAGCTTGAGATGGCCCATGGCGAAGATGTTGACGGGCTTTGGGACTTACGCACAACCATACGCAATGTAGAAAAGGAATGGGAGGGCGTTGCCCTTGATTCTCCGCTGACCAAATTTGCTGTTATCAAAGAGGTTGAAAGCAAGAAAAAAATTCTGGCGGAAATAAAAGAAAAGGGAATTGATCGCAAAGCTGAAAAGGCATTGAAAAAGCTTTGCACAGATACGAATGAATTGCCTCTGTAATATCTAGGTGTTGCAATGAAATTTGTTAAAGATGGTCCCATCATTCCCAATGATCTGATTCAAGCGCGCGATGAAGGCCGGGCGGTCTTTTTTTGCGGTGCCGGGGTATCTAAAGAGTCTGCGGGGATATGTGATTTTACCGAGTTGTGCGAAAGGGTAGCAGTAACCTTGCAGGTGCAGGATGAATCCCCGGTTCGCACTTTGATGAGGCAGGCCAAGGAAATTAATGGGCTTAAGCTTGGTAGCAGTCTTTTGTCAGTGGATCGAATTTTCGGGCTGCTGGAAAGGGATTTTTATATCAAGGATATTGAACGTGCTGTGGCTGAGGCTTTACAGCCAGAAGCCCCCGGCCTTGCTGCCCACGAAACACTCTTGAAGCTAGCAACAACCCCGCAGGATACGGTTCAGCTGGTCACAACAAATTTCGACCGTCTTTTCAGCGAATGCAACCCGGATCTTAACCTGATCAAACCGGGTAACCTTCCCAGAATTGGAGAGGGTGAACCTCTTGATGGAGTCGTACACCTGCACGGTGTGGTCAATAGGGATTATTCCGGTGCTGAAAACAGATTTGTCCTTTCCAGTTCCCAGTTCGGCAGGGCCTACCTTGGTGAGGGCTGGGCTACGGATTTTTTTAAAGCTATTGTTGAAAGGTATGTGGTAGTCTTTGTCGGTTACTCAGCAGAAGACGCTCCGGTGCAGTATTTTTTGGAGTCTTTAAAGTTCAAGGAAAGTAGTAGCTATCAGGTTTACGCTTTTCATGATCAGGCAACACCGGATCACTGGCGGGAAAAGAAAATTACAGCAATTCCATATTCGTCTAAGAACAATTTTAAAGAATTATGGGATACTTTGGGGGCATGGGCCAGAATGGTTTCCGAGCCTGAAAAATGGAGCCGTGAGGTATTGCAACTGGCTGCGCGCGGTCCGGTGGGATTGACCCCTTACGAACGGGAAAAGGTAGCGGGATTCGTTGTAACGGAGAAAGGGGCTCGGCAGTTTGCTGCAGTCAATCCTCCAATAGAGTGGATTTGTGTTTTTGATAAATTTCGCAGGTATGCAAGGCCCGGATATACTGATGATTTGACGGAAGGTAAGGAAGTTGACCCCTTTGAACGTTATTCTCTCGCCTCTGATATTCCCCCGGTTAGGAAGAAAAATAATAATGATTTAAATGTTCCTGAAGCGGTATGGGATATTTTTGATAATGAATTACAATTGCCTGCTCAAAATATCTCGCAGCCATCCATTCATTTGAATAAAGCTGCTCAGGTTTCAGGGAGTGTAGAGAAAATCATTTCTTGGCTTGCCGAGAATGTGGATGATCCCGCAGTAATTTGGTGGGTGGTCTCAAAAGAAGATTTGCATCCTTGGGTGAAAGGAACATTAAAGTTTGAAGTCCGTAGAAAACGTGAACAAATGGATATTACTCTTTTAGAGTCGTGGTACAGGATTTTTGAGGTTTGGCAATCTGGTAAGAGTGAAAGAGATTATGATTCTTCCATATTTGAACTTACTTCCATAATTAAAGAAAGAGGCTGGAGTAAACATCTACTGCACCGTTGGGCAGAGGCAATCCGTCCATACTTTAAAGCAGGGCACTATACTTTACGTTGGGCCGTGCCGCCAGTTCGTGAGAGTAGACCGGATGGAATGGTTAATTTTGATGTGGCTTACCCTCGTCTGAGTTTTAAATTTTCTCCTCCTATAGAATGGCTTCCGTATGCATTGTCTTTGCTGCGAAATAATTTGCTTTTAGCGGAAGCTTGGGAACTTGAGTACGGAAGATACAGAGTTTCGCATATCGGCACGATGCATCCCGGAAAGGATGATAGCACACTTGTTGATGGTAGTGATTTAAAGGGGTGGGTCTATGTTTTCAAATCATGGTTTACGTCCTTGATTGAAAACAACGAGTCCGCGGCTCGAAAAGAATTTATGAGTTGGGCTTATGAAGATTCCCCCATTTTTGACAGTTTTAAGTTGTGGTGTTGCAGCCTGCCGGATTTCCTTTCTCCTGATGAAGCAGGAGAGTCTTTGCTTGGGATTAGTGAAGAAAGTTTCTGGGATAATTACAAACAGCGCGACTTATTGATCGCTTTGAAGGATAGATGGGGTGATCTTTCAAACACACATCGCAGCCAGCTTGAAAAAAGACTTTTAGCTGGAGAGGACAAATGGGAAGGGATTGATGAAAAAGATTTCGAAATAGGATGGGCGGCAGGGATACTTGAGCGAATTCATTGGTTGTATAGCAGAGGGTGTCGGTTTTCATTTGATTTGGATGAAGAAACTAAGAAATTAAAATACTCTTGTCCCGATTGGACTTTTAAGCATTCCGAAAGAGCGGATAGGTCCTGGGGAATGAAAGTAAGTAGCTATAGTACTGATTTAGATTTTTCGTGTTTGGCTAATATCCAACTGGTAGAAGTCCTCTCTCGCGCAAAAGAATATTCAGTAGAGGATTGGGAGAACAAGGTTCAGAAAAGACCTTTCAAAGGGCTTTGCCAAAACAGACCTGTACGGGCTTTGTCAGCCTTGCGCGCTGCTGCTGATTCAGAAGACGCAGCGTGGGGTTGGAATGAATTTTTGAATTCTTGTGGTGAGGTAAAAAGTAAAGAGCGGTTTGCTATCCTTGTTGCACTACGTCTTTGCGAGCTTCCCGTAGAATTGTTGGGTAAAGTCCTTTATCATGTAAGTTCTTGGTTCTCTGGTAATTCTGTGATTCTAAGAGAGCAAAATAATGATGTCTACTTGAAGTTATTCAATGTTTTGTTGCAGGCAATAGAAGGACAAGAAGGCAAGGAAGATCTTGCAGTTGATTCTGACGCAGAAAGCAAGGATTGGAGTTCTCGTTTATGGAATTCACCTGTCAGGCATATTTTGGAGAGTCTTGAAAGTGATCCTAGACTTAGAGATAAATCCTGTACTGCTGAGAATTTAAAAGATTGGTTTGCGCTGCTTGAGAGGGTTTTAAATCTTCCGGGAACGGGGAAATTGTATGCCATAAATCATCTTACAGGGAACCTTGATTGGTATTACCGGATAGATCCAACATGGACAGAAATTAATCTTCTTTATGTGTTTGAAGAAGATACTCAGAATACAAAAGATGCTTTTTGGTCCGGTTTTCTTAGGGGAAATTATCTCACTGATGAATCTTTGTTTGAGCGTATTAAGCCAAGTTTGCTGCATTTTACCGAGAATTTTAGAGGGAAAGTAGGATATTACGGATATTCGTTATTGCCCGAATTGCTATTAAACAGTTGGGCTGGTGAAGCGGTTGATTATCATAATTTGATTTCAGATGACGAAATGCGCAAGGTTTTTGTGAATTGCGGTGATGGTTTGCGTTGTGAAATTCTTAATAGGATTAAATGGCTTTCAAAATCAAGCAAGTCAATACAGAGAGAAAACTGGGGGGCATTACAAGCAGAATTTGTACGCAGGACATGGCCCAAAGAAAAAACAGTTAGGACTCCTGAAGTTCAGAAGGGATTATTTAAATTGCTTTTCAGTAGTCCTGATTTTTTCGTTGAGAAGGCTGAGGCTATTTTGCCTCACTTAGAAAGTATACCTAGTATTGATATGTATGCTGTTGGACATTTTATCTCAGATTGTCCTGATACATTCGACGATTATAAATTAGTCCTTGATGTTTTGATGGAAATTTTGCCAGACAATCCTAACGATAATAGACGGGTATCTTATGAGATGAAAGAAATTATCCCCCGTCTCGAATCAGCCGGACTTGCCGATGATGAACGAATTGAACAGCTAAAACAAAGATATAATCTCTGATATACGGCCCGGAATGGTTATCCATTCCGGGCCCTTTTTACTTATTGCCTAGTTCCACCGCGCATTCCGCTCCGTCCATGCCCTTCGGGAACGCAGAAAGTCTGTTCTCCCCGGCTCATGCACAGGCCGGAAAGTTTTCCGCGCGGGGTTTCAACTGTACATTCATCCCCTTGGGATTTGCCATTGCAGGCGGTGAAAGCTTCTTCGGGCGGACCTTGGCCGTTGCCGGGGCCACGGCCTTGTCCCATGCCTTGCCCCATTCCTCCTTGCATCATACCTTGGCCCATGCCGGAATTCCGGCCTTGATTTCTGCTCATTCCCTGATTTTTTCCGAATCCCTGTCTGTTACCGCCCATAGTTCCCATGCCATCTGAGAAGGAATTCGGAGAACCGCCTTTCCAGGTGGGGATTTTAGTGTAGGGCGGGTCGTATGGTTCAACTCCACCTCCTGCAACGCAACGCACGTAATTGTATATGCGGATGTCGTCGCCCTGCGGGCCGCGTCCGTTGGGGAAAGCATCGGGGTTGCCGGATTTCGGATCACTGCGCTGCGCTCCGGCCCCGTGCACGTCCATCCATTTTTTATTACTGCTGCGCGGGGGCGCGAAATAGCCTAAAGCGCGTCCGAAAGCGACGTATGAGGCGTGGGAAGGCTTGGGACCGTCCATGTGGGTGGTGGATGACCAGTAGTAAGATTCTTTGTCCGTTACTTTGAAGATGGGATCAATGGCTGCGGTGCCGCTGGTCTTGGGGCTGCGGGAGTAATCTACAATGGATTGAAGCTCTTTTACATTCGGCAGCCGCCAGTCGGAGCGTCCGGCGTGATTGAGGTTTTCGCAATAGCTCAAGGCTTCTTTCCAGTTAAGCTTCTTGACGCTGTCGGTCTGTTGCCAGATTAATCCGGTTGCAGTGTCTTCAACACTACCGTCCTTGCGGTCAACGTATATATTTTTTCCGTAATCTGGATTGCCGCGTACGTAGCGGATGTATTTGCTGCGTTTGCCGCGGGGATCTTTCTTGCCGTAGCCTTTGATGCGTCCGTCCGCAAAGTTGACTCCGAAAGCCGTGGGATTGCTGCCCATGGTCTTGCTCACGTAGGTGGTCGAGGACCAGTCCTGACAATCGATGATGCGCTGTCCTTTGGAAGTGTCACCGAATTTGAATTCAAAGTAGTCCGTATTGATAAACGGGGTGGAATCTTTTTCTGTGGCCTGTACCCAGCCGTTGAAGTCGATTAGTGAGTAAAGTTCTTTGATGTTCGGGGCGCGCCAGTCCGTGTGTCCGCCCACCCGGCAATCTTTGGCCCCGTCCATAGCCTGCTGCCAGGTCAGTGCGGGGCCGCGTTCCTTGACCCACATCAAGCCGGTAACCAGATCGGAGATTGTGCCATCCCCGTTATCCTTGTAGCGTGGCTGGTTGCCTTTGTATTGGGCGTCCTGCCCGTAGAATCCATGATCTTGGTCCGGGCAGTGAATCTGACGGGAATTGTTGAAACAGGCTTCCTGCCCGCTGTCCACAATGGGGTAGTTTCCAGCCCAGGCGGATGTTGCACAGATGAATAAGGTAGTGATGGTGATCAGTAGGCTGTATTTTTTCATGCACGCTCCTTTTTTGCATTTAATTAAAGCATGAAGTGAGGTGTTCAGCTAGAGGAAAGGAGCTAATTTTACAAAAGTAGTGCGGTTGTTAAGATTTATTAATGTAGTTTGAGTGCATTGAGATGGGTAAGAAAAATCCC
It includes:
- a CDS encoding SIR2 family protein, with translation MKFVKDGPIIPNDLIQARDEGRAVFFCGAGVSKESAGICDFTELCERVAVTLQVQDESPVRTLMRQAKEINGLKLGSSLLSVDRIFGLLERDFYIKDIERAVAEALQPEAPGLAAHETLLKLATTPQDTVQLVTTNFDRLFSECNPDLNLIKPGNLPRIGEGEPLDGVVHLHGVVNRDYSGAENRFVLSSSQFGRAYLGEGWATDFFKAIVERYVVVFVGYSAEDAPVQYFLESLKFKESSSYQVYAFHDQATPDHWREKKITAIPYSSKNNFKELWDTLGAWARMVSEPEKWSREVLQLAARGPVGLTPYEREKVAGFVVTEKGARQFAAVNPPIEWICVFDKFRRYARPGYTDDLTEGKEVDPFERYSLASDIPPVRKKNNNDLNVPEAVWDIFDNELQLPAQNISQPSIHLNKAAQVSGSVEKIISWLAENVDDPAVIWWVVSKEDLHPWVKGTLKFEVRRKREQMDITLLESWYRIFEVWQSGKSERDYDSSIFELTSIIKERGWSKHLLHRWAEAIRPYFKAGHYTLRWAVPPVRESRPDGMVNFDVAYPRLSFKFSPPIEWLPYALSLLRNNLLLAEAWELEYGRYRVSHIGTMHPGKDDSTLVDGSDLKGWVYVFKSWFTSLIENNESAARKEFMSWAYEDSPIFDSFKLWCCSLPDFLSPDEAGESLLGISEESFWDNYKQRDLLIALKDRWGDLSNTHRSQLEKRLLAGEDKWEGIDEKDFEIGWAAGILERIHWLYSRGCRFSFDLDEETKKLKYSCPDWTFKHSERADRSWGMKVSSYSTDLDFSCLANIQLVEVLSRAKEYSVEDWENKVQKRPFKGLCQNRPVRALSALRAAADSEDAAWGWNEFLNSCGEVKSKERFAILVALRLCELPVELLGKVLYHVSSWFSGNSVILREQNNDVYLKLFNVLLQAIEGQEGKEDLAVDSDAESKDWSSRLWNSPVRHILESLESDPRLRDKSCTAENLKDWFALLERVLNLPGTGKLYAINHLTGNLDWYYRIDPTWTEINLLYVFEEDTQNTKDAFWSGFLRGNYLTDESLFERIKPSLLHFTENFRGKVGYYGYSLLPELLLNSWAGEAVDYHNLISDDEMRKVFVNCGDGLRCEILNRIKWLSKSSKSIQRENWGALQAEFVRRTWPKEKTVRTPEVQKGLFKLLFSSPDFFVEKAEAILPHLESIPSIDMYAVGHFISDCPDTFDDYKLVLDVLMEILPDNPNDNRRVSYEMKEIIPRLESAGLADDERIEQLKQRYNL
- a CDS encoding DUF1566 domain-containing protein, whose amino-acid sequence is MKKYSLLITITTLFICATSAWAGNYPIVDSGQEACFNNSRQIHCPDQDHGFYGQDAQYKGNQPRYKDNGDGTISDLVTGLMWVKERGPALTWQQAMDGAKDCRVGGHTDWRAPNIKELYSLIDFNGWVQATEKDSTPFINTDYFEFKFGDTSKGQRIIDCQDWSSTTYVSKTMGSNPTAFGVNFADGRIKGYGKKDPRGKRSKYIRYVRGNPDYGKNIYVDRKDGSVEDTATGLIWQQTDSVKKLNWKEALSYCENLNHAGRSDWRLPNVKELQSIVDYSRSPKTSGTAAIDPIFKVTDKESYYWSSTTHMDGPKPSHASYVAFGRALGYFAPPRSSNKKWMDVHGAGAQRSDPKSGNPDAFPNGRGPQGDDIRIYNYVRCVAGGGVEPYDPPYTKIPTWKGGSPNSFSDGMGTMGGNRQGFGKNQGMSRNQGRNSGMGQGMMQGGMGQGMGQGRGPGNGQGPPEEAFTACNGKSQGDECTVETPRGKLSGLCMSRGEQTFCVPEGHGRSGMRGGTRQ